Proteins encoded by one window of Flagellimonas lutaonensis:
- a CDS encoding trans-sulfuration enzyme family protein has protein sequence MDTKKFETNAIRNQLGRTQYLEHSAPMFLTSSYVFEDAEDMRASFAEEKDRNVYSRYSNPNTSEFIEKVCLMEAAEAGFAFSSGMAAVFSTFAALLESGDHILSARSVFGSTHSLYTNFFPKWNIETTFFGVDEVEKVAQLVRPNTKILYAESPTNPGVDVLDLEFLGKLAKEHNLIFVVDNCFASPYLQQPIKFGAHLVIHSGTKLMDGQGRVLAGITVGQADLIDKIYRFSRITGPSLSPFNAWVLSKSLETLAVRVDRHCANALTLAEFLESHEKVNWVKYPFLKSHPQYELAKKQMKAGGCVLAFEIKGGLEAGRKFFDSIQLLSLSANLGDARSIVTHPASTTHSKLTPEERKSVGISEGMVRVSAGLEHIDDIIADIEQALNNA, from the coding sequence ATGGATACCAAAAAATTTGAAACCAACGCAATACGCAACCAACTAGGGCGCACCCAATATCTAGAGCATTCGGCACCTATGTTTCTGACTTCGAGCTATGTGTTTGAGGATGCTGAGGATATGCGGGCTTCCTTCGCCGAGGAAAAGGATAGGAACGTGTATTCGCGGTACTCCAACCCCAATACTTCAGAATTCATAGAAAAGGTATGCCTGATGGAAGCTGCCGAAGCAGGCTTTGCCTTTTCTTCGGGTATGGCTGCGGTATTTTCCACGTTTGCCGCACTGCTCGAGAGCGGCGACCATATTTTGTCTGCTCGAAGTGTTTTTGGGTCGACCCACTCATTGTACACCAATTTTTTTCCAAAATGGAACATAGAGACTACCTTTTTTGGAGTGGATGAAGTTGAAAAAGTGGCACAACTTGTACGGCCCAACACCAAAATCCTCTATGCCGAGTCGCCCACCAATCCCGGAGTCGATGTGCTGGATCTCGAATTTTTGGGAAAACTGGCCAAAGAGCACAACCTTATTTTTGTGGTTGACAACTGTTTTGCCTCGCCCTATTTGCAACAACCCATCAAGTTTGGGGCGCACTTGGTCATTCACTCCGGCACCAAGTTGATGGATGGTCAGGGCCGTGTGCTGGCCGGCATCACCGTGGGCCAAGCTGATTTGATAGACAAAATATATCGGTTTTCACGCATTACGGGTCCTTCGCTGTCGCCTTTCAATGCCTGGGTGCTGTCAAAGAGTTTGGAGACCTTGGCCGTAAGGGTCGATAGGCATTGTGCGAACGCTTTAACGTTGGCAGAATTTCTAGAGAGCCATGAAAAGGTGAATTGGGTGAAATATCCATTTTTAAAATCGCATCCACAATATGAACTGGCCAAAAAACAGATGAAAGCTGGTGGTTGTGTGTTGGCTTTTGAAATAAAGGGCGGACTAGAAGCGGGGCGAAAATTCTTCGACTCCATTCAGTTGTTGTCGCTCTCGGCCAACTTGGGTGATGCGCGAAGCATCGTGACGCATCCTGCTTCGACCACACATAGCAAACTGACACCTGAAGAACGAAAGTCGGTGGGCATTTCAGAGGGCATGGTTCGGGTGTCTGCTGGGCTGGAGCATATTGACGACATTATTGCCGATATCGAGCAGGCCTTGAACAATGCATAG
- a CDS encoding GNAT family N-acetyltransferase, translating into MASLQYLEIVSFDPKYAKDFARLNIEWLDKYFVVEPHDAALLEKCEETIINRGGHIFFTLDGETIMGTVALIPMADDVYELGKMAVSEAYQGRKVGQLLLQHCIDFGKEQGWKKLVLYSNTILENAIHIYRKYGFVEVPLEPNTTYLRSNIKMERPL; encoded by the coding sequence ATGGCCTCTCTGCAGTATTTAGAAATCGTTTCTTTTGACCCAAAATATGCCAAAGATTTTGCACGCTTGAACATTGAGTGGCTAGATAAGTATTTTGTTGTAGAGCCCCATGACGCAGCGCTCTTGGAAAAGTGTGAGGAAACCATTATCAATCGGGGAGGGCATATTTTTTTCACTTTGGACGGGGAAACCATTATGGGCACTGTAGCGTTGATCCCCATGGCGGATGATGTCTATGAGTTGGGTAAAATGGCGGTATCTGAAGCGTATCAAGGAAGAAAGGTCGGTCAGCTATTGCTACAACATTGTATTGACTTTGGAAAAGAACAAGGCTGGAAAAAATTGGTTTTATACTCGAATACGATTCTTGAAAACGCCATACATATCTACCGGAAGTATGGTTTTGTTGAGGTGCCACTTGAGCCGAATACCACTTATCTACGGAGCAATATCAAAATGGAGCGCCCGCTATAG
- a CDS encoding RrF2 family transcriptional regulator yields MLSKKTKYGLKALTYLASQENREPVQIAEIAKHENISQKFLESILLILRRNGFLGSKKGKGGGYYLIKEPQEIPMASVMRILEGPIAMVPCVSLNFYEKCDDCPDEKTCSVHKLMLQVRDANLAVYRNTTLADLIA; encoded by the coding sequence ATGCTATCAAAGAAGACGAAATACGGACTCAAGGCCTTGACCTATCTGGCCTCCCAAGAAAATAGGGAGCCTGTTCAGATTGCTGAGATCGCGAAGCACGAGAATATTTCCCAAAAATTTTTGGAAAGCATCTTGCTCATATTGCGCCGAAACGGTTTTTTAGGCTCCAAAAAGGGTAAAGGAGGCGGTTACTACCTTATCAAAGAACCCCAAGAGATTCCGATGGCCAGCGTTATGCGCATTTTAGAGGGACCTATTGCCATGGTGCCCTGTGTAAGCCTTAATTTCTATGAAAAATGCGATGATTGCCCTGATGAAAAGACTTGCTCGGTACATAAATTGATGTTGCAGGTCAGGGATGCCAACCTGGCCGTATATCGCAATACGACCCTTGCCGATTTGATTGCTTAA
- a CDS encoding DUF2061 domain-containing protein, which translates to MIADQIVLANKEKKASYSQDKSSEKPVRSIVKSISWRVIGTLDTIIISWIITGTLTLAFSIGAVELVTKMVLYFFHERIWNNINWGK; encoded by the coding sequence ATGATAGCAGACCAAATCGTACTGGCCAACAAAGAAAAAAAGGCATCATACTCCCAAGATAAATCCTCTGAAAAACCCGTACGCAGTATTGTCAAATCTATCAGCTGGCGGGTGATCGGCACTCTCGACACCATCATAATCTCTTGGATTATTACAGGAACACTGACCCTCGCTTTTTCGATAGGGGCGGTAGAGTTGGTTACCAAAATGGTGCTATACTTTTTTCATGAACGTATTTGGAACAACATCAATTGGGGCAAATAA
- a CDS encoding phosphoadenosine phosphosulfate reductase family protein: MALTAQQVENLNAQFKGIPPQEIISWAINHGQRPVVTTNFRPYEVAILHAVVDVDPTIPVIWCDTGYNTPNTYKHAEELISRLGLNIKLYVPKQTVAYRDVVMGIPQIDDPRHAEFTEQVKLEPFRRAMAAHQPDVWFTNLRKGQTALRDSLDILSLSKDGVLKVSPFYYWNDAQLDAYLKEYELPNEHNYFDPTKVLENRECGLHT, encoded by the coding sequence ATGGCATTGACAGCACAGCAGGTAGAAAATCTAAATGCCCAATTCAAGGGTATTCCTCCCCAAGAAATCATTTCATGGGCCATCAATCACGGTCAACGGCCGGTGGTGACGACGAATTTTCGTCCGTATGAAGTGGCCATTTTACACGCAGTGGTTGACGTTGACCCGACTATACCCGTCATTTGGTGTGATACGGGCTATAACACGCCCAACACCTACAAGCATGCAGAAGAGCTGATTTCGAGGTTGGGGCTGAACATCAAATTGTACGTACCGAAACAGACAGTGGCGTACCGCGATGTGGTGATGGGCATTCCCCAGATTGATGACCCACGGCATGCCGAATTTACGGAACAGGTAAAGCTGGAACCGTTCAGACGGGCCATGGCAGCGCACCAACCCGATGTGTGGTTCACGAATCTGAGAAAAGGGCAGACGGCACTGCGTGATTCTTTGGATATTCTCAGTTTGAGCAAAGATGGCGTGTTGAAAGTGAGTCCGTTTTACTATTGGAACGATGCCCAATTGGATGCCTATTTGAAAGAATATGAATTACCCAACGAACACAATTATTTCGACCCCACCAAGGTGCTTGAAAACCGGGAGTGTGGGTTGCATACATAA
- the cysD gene encoding sulfate adenylyltransferase subunit CysD has product MLEEIKTIEAEKRLDKPRANALEHEAIYIIREVAAQFERPVLLFSGGKDSITLVRLAQKAFWPAKIPFPLLHIDTGHNFPETIAFRDRLVEELGVELIVRKVQDSIDQGKVVEETGKYASRNILQTTTLLDAIEELKFDACIGGARRDEEKARAKERIFSVRDDFGQWDEKNQRPELFDMLNGQIEHGQNVRVFPISNWTELDVWSYIQKENIEIPSIYFAHRRKTFLRDGLIWSAEDDVVFRAEDEAVEERTVRFRTVGDMSCTAAVESTADTIDKVVAEIRSSKISERGARIDDKRSEAAMEKRKQQGYF; this is encoded by the coding sequence ATTTTGGAAGAAATAAAGACGATTGAAGCTGAAAAGCGGCTTGACAAGCCAAGGGCCAATGCGTTGGAACATGAGGCCATTTACATTATTCGAGAGGTCGCTGCCCAGTTTGAAAGGCCCGTATTGCTGTTTTCAGGAGGAAAAGATTCCATTACATTGGTACGCTTGGCGCAAAAGGCCTTTTGGCCAGCAAAGATTCCTTTTCCGTTGTTGCACATCGATACCGGGCACAACTTTCCCGAAACCATAGCCTTTCGTGATCGATTGGTAGAGGAATTGGGAGTGGAATTGATTGTGAGAAAGGTGCAGGATTCCATCGACCAAGGAAAAGTAGTGGAAGAAACGGGCAAATATGCAAGCCGAAACATATTGCAGACCACCACCTTGTTAGATGCCATTGAAGAGCTCAAGTTCGATGCCTGTATCGGTGGTGCACGCCGCGATGAGGAAAAGGCCCGTGCCAAAGAGCGTATCTTTTCGGTACGTGACGATTTTGGCCAGTGGGATGAAAAAAACCAGCGCCCCGAATTGTTCGATATGCTGAACGGGCAAATTGAGCACGGTCAAAATGTGCGGGTGTTTCCTATCAGCAACTGGACGGAATTGGACGTTTGGAGCTACATCCAAAAAGAAAATATTGAAATACCCTCCATTTACTTTGCCCATAGGCGAAAAACATTTTTACGAGATGGTCTGATATGGTCTGCCGAAGATGATGTGGTATTTAGGGCCGAAGATGAAGCAGTCGAAGAACGTACGGTACGCTTTCGAACCGTGGGCGATATGAGTTGTACGGCGGCGGTAGAGTCCACAGCGGACACCATCGACAAGGTAGTGGCCGAAATCAGGAGTTCAAAGATCTCTGAACGCGGTGCACGTATCGACGACAAACGCTCAGAGGCGGCAATGGAAAAAAGAAAACAACAAGGATATTTTTAG
- a CDS encoding sulfate adenylyltransferase subunit 1, with translation MQVLKIATAGSVDDGKSTLIGRLLYDTKSLTDDKLEAIEKTSKQKGYDYLDFSLATDGLVAEREQGITIDVAHIYFSTANKSYIIADTPGHVEYTRNMVTGASTSQAAIILIDARKGVIEQTNRHFFINNLLRIKDFVVAINKMDLVGFSEEVYNDIKADFEKLMAKRDYQEQKITFIPVSALKGDNVVNRSENTPWYSGQTLLEHLEAIDLQDIYNEGTPRFPVQYVIRPKTDEFHDFRGFAGKVYGGELSVGDEVVVLPSMTRSKIKNIYFYDEEYQTAPRRSSVTITLKDEVNVSRGDMLVKVGDLPTIDKQLTATVAWMDAENLTAGSKYVVQHGVNKVLAKVDAIEHKIHPDYSGVEENVDALEMNDIAKLRLRLNNPIFYDRFKEHRTNGSFIMIDTRTNNTAGVGFIE, from the coding sequence ATGCAAGTACTAAAAATAGCAACGGCAGGCAGTGTAGATGACGGCAAAAGCACCTTGATCGGGCGATTACTGTACGATACCAAATCATTGACCGACGACAAGTTGGAAGCCATTGAGAAGACCAGCAAACAGAAAGGGTACGATTACCTTGATTTTTCGTTGGCAACCGATGGACTGGTGGCTGAGCGAGAGCAGGGGATTACCATCGATGTGGCCCACATCTATTTTTCCACGGCGAACAAGAGCTATATCATTGCCGATACCCCTGGGCATGTCGAATATACCCGAAACATGGTCACAGGTGCTTCTACCTCTCAGGCGGCCATTATTCTGATTGATGCGCGCAAGGGAGTGATTGAGCAGACCAACAGGCATTTTTTCATCAACAACCTGTTGCGTATCAAAGACTTTGTCGTTGCAATCAATAAAATGGACCTTGTTGGTTTTTCTGAAGAAGTCTACAACGACATCAAAGCTGATTTTGAAAAGTTGATGGCAAAACGAGATTATCAAGAGCAGAAAATCACGTTTATCCCTGTGAGTGCTCTCAAAGGTGATAATGTGGTGAACCGTTCTGAAAACACCCCGTGGTATTCAGGGCAAACGCTGCTAGAGCATTTGGAAGCAATCGATTTACAAGATATCTACAACGAGGGTACACCCCGATTTCCCGTACAATATGTGATTCGTCCCAAGACGGATGAGTTCCATGATTTTCGGGGGTTTGCGGGTAAGGTCTATGGCGGTGAGCTCAGTGTGGGCGATGAGGTGGTCGTGTTGCCCTCGATGACCCGATCGAAAATCAAGAATATTTATTTCTATGATGAGGAATACCAGACCGCTCCGAGACGGTCTTCGGTGACCATTACGTTGAAAGATGAAGTGAACGTAAGCCGTGGCGATATGCTGGTCAAGGTGGGTGATTTGCCGACAATTGACAAACAGCTCACCGCCACTGTTGCCTGGATGGATGCTGAAAATCTCACCGCTGGAAGCAAGTACGTGGTACAGCATGGGGTAAACAAAGTATTGGCCAAGGTAGATGCCATAGAGCATAAGATTCACCCAGATTATTCAGGAGTGGAAGAAAATGTGGATGCATTGGAGATGAACGATATTGCCAAATTACGTCTGCGTTTGAACAATCCGATTTTTTACGATCGTTTCAAAGAGCATCGCACGAACGGTTCGTTCATTATGATCGATACACGAACCAATAACACGGCTGGCGTAGGATTCATAGAATAA
- a CDS encoding HEPN domain-containing protein: MRSFRTEIENPVVEKDIIELERKIRLFKEGNIDEEKFRSLRLARGVYGQRQQGVQMIRIKLPYGKVSSNQLLRIADVADEYSTGRLHITTRQDIQIHYVDLERTPELWAQLEKDEVTLREACGNTVRNVTASETAGIDPDEPFDVSPYAQAVFEYFLRNPIGQEMGRKFKVSFSASDADTGLSYMHDLGFISKVKNGVRGFKVMLGGGLGSQPRHADTLYEFLPFDKIIPLMEGVIRVFDRYGERKSRAKARMKFLLKDIGLEGFKQLLEEEQKAIPHKTYPIDFETYPKISVTEAEVPKVKIEDGEAFEQWKSTNIVPQKQKGYVAIGIKVLLGDFYTDKARKLARLVERYAAGEIRLSLRQNILIPYVKEELVPFFYQELKKLGFAEPGYNKAFDITACPGTDTCNLGIASSTGIAAELERIIKAEYPQYINNPDVVIKISGCMNACGQHNMAHIGFQGMSIRTKDKLVAPALQVLLGGANFGNGKGRFADKVVKVPSKRGPQALRLILDDYEANGENKRFEEYYAEKGEHYFYDLLKHLSEIENLTPEDFIDWGNTEKYKKEIGVGECAGVIVDLVATLFFESQEKIENAEEALKEKKWAASIYYSYQSMVNSAKALLTAEKTKTNTHASIIKDFDRLFIETGKIVFTNSFEELVLKLNKKAPNEAFAKSYLEDAKWVLQQLEAYRKLELQEA; encoded by the coding sequence ATGCGAAGCTTTAGAACAGAAATAGAAAACCCCGTTGTTGAGAAAGACATCATTGAATTGGAGAGGAAAATCCGCCTGTTCAAAGAGGGAAACATCGATGAGGAGAAATTCCGCAGCCTACGTCTGGCAAGAGGCGTGTACGGCCAACGACAGCAGGGGGTGCAGATGATACGCATCAAGCTTCCGTATGGTAAAGTGAGCTCGAACCAATTGCTGCGCATTGCAGATGTGGCCGATGAGTATTCCACAGGACGGTTGCACATTACCACACGTCAAGATATACAGATTCATTATGTCGATTTGGAACGAACCCCAGAGCTTTGGGCACAACTTGAAAAAGATGAGGTTACGCTTCGCGAGGCCTGCGGTAACACCGTTCGCAATGTAACGGCCAGCGAAACGGCGGGTATTGATCCTGATGAACCCTTCGACGTGTCGCCCTACGCACAGGCCGTTTTTGAATACTTCCTTCGCAATCCCATCGGGCAAGAAATGGGCCGAAAGTTCAAGGTCTCGTTCTCGGCTTCCGATGCTGACACAGGCCTTTCATATATGCACGATCTTGGCTTCATCTCAAAGGTTAAAAATGGAGTGAGAGGCTTTAAGGTCATGTTGGGCGGTGGACTTGGCTCACAGCCGCGACATGCCGATACGCTGTACGAATTTCTTCCCTTCGATAAAATCATTCCCCTGATGGAAGGTGTCATTCGTGTGTTCGACCGTTACGGTGAGCGCAAGAGCCGCGCCAAGGCACGTATGAAGTTTTTGTTGAAGGATATTGGTCTGGAGGGCTTCAAACAACTTTTGGAGGAAGAGCAAAAAGCGATTCCCCACAAAACCTATCCGATTGATTTTGAAACCTATCCGAAGATATCGGTGACCGAAGCGGAAGTTCCAAAAGTTAAAATCGAGGATGGTGAAGCCTTTGAGCAATGGAAATCCACCAACATCGTTCCGCAAAAGCAAAAAGGCTACGTCGCCATCGGCATCAAAGTGCTGTTGGGCGATTTTTATACTGACAAGGCACGCAAATTGGCCAGACTGGTCGAAAGATATGCAGCTGGTGAAATCCGTTTGTCACTAAGGCAGAATATTTTAATCCCCTATGTAAAAGAAGAACTGGTTCCCTTTTTCTATCAAGAACTGAAAAAACTTGGCTTTGCCGAACCAGGCTACAACAAGGCCTTTGACATTACGGCCTGCCCAGGTACCGATACCTGTAATCTCGGTATTGCCAGTAGTACGGGCATCGCCGCTGAGTTGGAACGTATCATCAAGGCCGAATATCCGCAGTACATCAACAATCCCGATGTGGTCATCAAGATTAGCGGGTGTATGAATGCCTGCGGGCAGCACAACATGGCCCATATCGGTTTTCAGGGCATGAGCATTCGCACCAAGGATAAATTGGTCGCCCCTGCGCTACAGGTTTTGTTGGGCGGTGCCAATTTCGGCAATGGCAAAGGGCGATTTGCCGATAAAGTGGTAAAAGTTCCCAGTAAGCGTGGGCCACAGGCACTGCGCTTGATTTTGGATGATTATGAAGCGAACGGAGAAAACAAGCGATTCGAGGAGTACTACGCTGAAAAAGGCGAACACTATTTCTATGACTTATTAAAGCACCTTTCTGAGATTGAGAACCTGACCCCCGAAGATTTTATCGATTGGGGCAACACCGAAAAATACAAGAAGGAAATCGGTGTCGGCGAATGCGCAGGGGTCATCGTCGATTTGGTGGCTACCCTGTTCTTTGAGAGCCAAGAAAAGATTGAAAATGCGGAGGAGGCCCTGAAAGAAAAAAAATGGGCGGCAAGTATCTATTACTCGTACCAGTCGATGGTGAACTCGGCCAAAGCCCTACTTACGGCAGAGAAAACAAAAACGAACACACATGCAAGCATCATCAAAGATTTTGACCGCTTGTTTATTGAAACAGGAAAAATTGTGTTTACCAATTCTTTTGAGGAATTGGTATTGAAACTGAACAAAAAAGCACCGAACGAGGCATTTGCCAAAAGCTATTTGGAAGATGCCAAATGGGTCTTACAACAGTTGGAAGCCTACAGGAAACTCGAATTACAGGAAGCCTGA
- the cobA gene encoding uroporphyrinogen-III C-methyltransferase gives MINNSKHQSKNHPLFGGTGGGLLTVVGAGPGNVDLMTIKGIKALQSANVVLYDALVDANLLMYAPQAEHIFVGKRKGCYRYQQEQINELIVQRASQGLHVVRLKGGDPFVFGRGAEEMEYAAQHRLEVAVVPGISSATSVPALQHIPVTKRGASESFWVITGTTKEHKLSKDVAFAAQSSATVIILMGMSKLSEIMALFKKQGKSETPVAIIQEGSTENEKIGVGTVASIEKEVEEKQLSNPAIIVIGEVVRHREKIRNLTGLKAKM, from the coding sequence ATGATAAACAATTCAAAACACCAGAGTAAGAATCATCCCCTCTTTGGGGGGACAGGAGGGGGGCTTCTTACAGTGGTAGGCGCAGGCCCTGGTAATGTTGACTTGATGACCATCAAGGGCATCAAGGCATTGCAATCGGCCAATGTGGTACTGTACGATGCACTGGTCGATGCCAATTTGTTGATGTATGCTCCACAGGCCGAACATATTTTCGTGGGCAAACGAAAGGGTTGTTACCGCTACCAACAAGAACAGATCAATGAATTGATAGTGCAAAGAGCTTCACAAGGCCTGCATGTGGTGCGGCTGAAAGGGGGCGACCCCTTTGTCTTTGGCCGTGGGGCCGAGGAAATGGAATACGCAGCCCAGCACAGATTGGAAGTTGCTGTGGTACCGGGTATTTCTTCAGCGACATCGGTTCCGGCCTTGCAGCACATTCCCGTCACCAAAAGAGGAGCTTCAGAAAGTTTTTGGGTGATAACGGGCACCACCAAAGAGCACAAATTATCAAAAGATGTGGCTTTTGCCGCCCAATCGAGTGCTACGGTCATCATCTTGATGGGCATGTCAAAATTGTCGGAGATTATGGCACTTTTCAAAAAACAGGGCAAGTCAGAAACCCCCGTGGCCATTATTCAAGAAGGTTCTACGGAGAATGAAAAAATAGGGGTCGGTACGGTTGCTTCCATTGAAAAGGAGGTCGAAGAAAAGCAGTTGTCCAATCCCGCCATCATCGTGATTGGTGAGGTGGTCAGGCATAGGGAAAAGATAAGAAACCTGACAGGTTTAAAAGCAAAGATGTAG
- a CDS encoding precorrin-2 dehydrogenase/sirohydrochlorin ferrochelatase family protein, whose protein sequence is MERNNLYPIFLKTAQLNILIVGGGYVAEEKLHFLTKSSPDANVTMVAPKFRDATIALASEYNVAMVDDFYDAEYLKGRHIVIAATNVPKVNKQVYHDCRERYILVNVADNPPLCDFYMGGIVTKGNVKVAISTNGKSPTTAKRLRQFFEEVIPEDIDQMVKNLNKYRKTIKGDFEEKVEKMNKITKKLVQKP, encoded by the coding sequence GTGGAGCGAAATAATCTGTATCCGATATTTCTTAAGACCGCACAATTGAACATTTTGATTGTGGGTGGGGGATATGTGGCCGAGGAAAAACTCCATTTTTTGACCAAATCGAGTCCAGATGCCAACGTAACCATGGTCGCTCCGAAGTTTCGTGATGCAACCATCGCTTTGGCAAGTGAATACAATGTGGCCATGGTAGATGATTTTTATGACGCAGAATATTTAAAGGGAAGACACATCGTGATTGCAGCCACCAATGTACCGAAGGTCAACAAGCAGGTATACCATGATTGCCGTGAGCGGTACATTCTGGTCAATGTGGCCGATAACCCGCCGCTCTGTGATTTCTATATGGGTGGTATCGTGACCAAGGGCAATGTGAAAGTGGCCATTTCCACCAACGGAAAATCACCGACCACGGCAAAACGGTTGCGCCAATTTTTTGAGGAAGTGATTCCTGAAGATATCGACCAAATGGTCAAGAATTTGAACAAATACCGGAAAACGATAAAGGGCGATTTTGAAGAAAAAGTGGAAAAAATGAACAAAATCACCAAGAAACTGGTTCAAAAACCATAA